In Roseisolibacter agri, a genomic segment contains:
- a CDS encoding serine/threonine-protein kinase: MSSDVAVALPRASEAAPPDVSSDASWLRAHLSTTLGADHTIERELGGGGMSRVFVARDHALSRRVVVKVLAPELARGLSADRFLREVRLAARLQQANIVPVLATGAVAGLPYYVMPFVEGQSLRARLAPGERLPVAEAVSIVRDVARALHYAHAHSVVHRDIKPENVLLSGDTAVVTDFGIAKAIRSARAPGAVADDLAMATAGCGTMTELGASIGTPAYMAPEQVAGDDAVDARADVYALGMVAYELLAGRHPFADLRPQQLFLAQMTREPAPLRGVRPEVPAPLAALVHRCLAKEPARRPASAELLLAELEAAHTTPAHGITLPWPVGLGSDGARHRRAALAVAGIALAAAVGVAGYELLRRVQRGAEPSLVAIAPFAVLSPQLRGIWGEGLVDVLSRSLDGAGSLRTVSPTVVIASWRKQARTDRAAAAHLAARTGASFVVFGSLVPAEDGRVVLNASILDAASGAVLPSGEIEYRGSLAGLPDSVTIALLDALGRSGALVESRGSRLGTTSLSSLKAFLHGEQYYRRTQWDSAVASYRRAVHEDSTFALPLRRIGLVMGWQRDQLDSTSRAFLLRAGRHNRGLSPRDSLLVLADSIRASLTAFESDTGYWSRVHRMFAVLDAARRDGQHDPEVWFQLGEARFHHGYGPTFPAHDRRALAAFERAVALDSTFAPAYLHAVELALTHDGPVAARRFAAAFLALAPGDASADGIRLVNALLDPARAGAASAQRQLDSASADALFTAWQVLRHWPDSTESALRVARLDVEGRRTSGEWFTTPARRRLLLIQQLAYRGHYREAFALLGGRLAATAPRTFAELAWLGAVPADTADAVFGRWLDEGSDALAKAHAMLPWWAARGDTSSLQRLLARMSTARPAPDSAHLRRDDEYRRRVANAYLALARRDTVTATRLFEQVVDSACLMCYPDRIAKARLLSAAGRHANALAVLDERLQILLAPSEGLFALERARIAARAGSRALAAREYAFVAAAWAHGDATLQPLVRESREAARRLSAR, from the coding sequence GTGTCCAGCGACGTCGCGGTCGCGCTGCCGCGTGCGTCGGAGGCCGCGCCGCCCGACGTGTCGTCCGACGCGTCGTGGCTGCGCGCGCATCTGAGCACGACGCTCGGCGCCGACCACACCATCGAGCGCGAGCTCGGGGGCGGCGGCATGAGCCGCGTCTTCGTGGCGCGCGACCACGCGCTCTCGCGCCGCGTCGTCGTCAAGGTGCTGGCGCCGGAGCTCGCGCGCGGACTCTCGGCCGACCGCTTCCTGCGCGAGGTGCGGCTGGCGGCGCGCCTGCAGCAGGCGAACATCGTCCCCGTGCTGGCCACCGGCGCCGTCGCCGGGCTGCCGTACTACGTGATGCCCTTCGTCGAGGGGCAGTCGCTGCGCGCGCGGCTGGCGCCCGGCGAGCGGCTGCCCGTCGCGGAGGCGGTGAGCATCGTCCGCGACGTCGCGCGCGCGCTCCACTACGCGCACGCGCACAGCGTCGTGCACCGCGACATCAAGCCCGAGAACGTCCTGCTCTCGGGCGACACCGCCGTCGTCACGGACTTCGGCATCGCCAAGGCGATCCGGTCGGCGCGCGCGCCGGGCGCGGTCGCCGACGACCTCGCGATGGCGACCGCCGGCTGCGGAACGATGACGGAGCTCGGAGCGTCGATCGGCACGCCCGCGTACATGGCGCCCGAGCAGGTCGCGGGCGACGACGCGGTCGACGCGCGCGCCGACGTCTACGCGCTCGGCATGGTCGCGTACGAGCTGCTCGCGGGGCGGCACCCGTTCGCGGACCTGCGCCCGCAGCAGCTCTTCCTCGCGCAGATGACGCGCGAGCCCGCGCCGTTGCGTGGCGTGCGTCCCGAGGTCCCCGCGCCACTCGCCGCACTCGTGCACCGCTGCCTGGCGAAGGAGCCCGCGCGCCGGCCCGCCAGCGCGGAGCTGCTGCTGGCGGAGCTGGAGGCGGCGCACACCACGCCGGCGCACGGCATCACGCTGCCGTGGCCCGTCGGCCTCGGGTCCGATGGCGCGCGCCACCGGCGCGCGGCGCTCGCCGTCGCGGGCATCGCGCTGGCGGCGGCCGTCGGCGTCGCCGGCTACGAGCTGCTCCGCCGCGTGCAGCGCGGGGCCGAGCCGTCGCTGGTGGCCATCGCGCCGTTCGCGGTGCTCTCGCCGCAGCTCAGGGGGATCTGGGGCGAGGGGCTCGTGGACGTGCTCTCGCGCAGCCTGGACGGCGCGGGCTCGCTGCGCACCGTGTCGCCGACGGTCGTCATCGCGAGCTGGCGGAAGCAGGCCCGCACCGACCGCGCGGCCGCGGCGCACCTCGCGGCGCGCACCGGCGCGAGCTTCGTCGTCTTCGGGAGCCTCGTCCCCGCGGAGGACGGGCGCGTCGTGCTCAACGCGTCGATCCTGGACGCGGCGTCGGGCGCGGTGCTCCCCAGCGGCGAGATCGAGTACCGTGGGTCGCTCGCAGGGCTCCCCGATTCGGTGACGATCGCGCTGCTCGACGCGCTCGGGCGCAGCGGCGCCCTCGTCGAGTCGCGCGGCAGCCGGCTCGGCACGACGTCGCTGTCGTCGCTCAAGGCGTTCCTGCACGGGGAGCAGTACTACCGGCGCACGCAGTGGGACTCGGCCGTCGCGAGCTACCGGCGCGCGGTGCACGAGGACAGCACGTTCGCGCTGCCGCTGCGGCGCATCGGCCTCGTGATGGGCTGGCAGCGCGACCAGCTCGACTCGACGTCGCGCGCGTTCCTGCTGCGCGCCGGCCGGCACAACCGCGGCCTGTCGCCGCGCGACAGCCTGCTCGTGCTGGCCGACTCCATCCGCGCGTCGCTCACGGCCTTCGAGTCCGACACGGGCTACTGGTCGCGCGTGCACCGCATGTTCGCGGTGCTCGACGCCGCGCGGCGCGACGGCCAGCACGATCCCGAGGTCTGGTTCCAGCTCGGCGAGGCGCGGTTCCACCACGGCTACGGCCCCACGTTCCCGGCGCACGACCGGCGCGCGCTCGCGGCGTTCGAGCGCGCGGTGGCCCTCGACTCCACCTTCGCGCCGGCCTACCTGCACGCGGTCGAGCTGGCGCTGACGCACGACGGGCCCGTGGCCGCGCGCCGGTTCGCGGCCGCGTTCCTCGCGCTGGCGCCGGGCGACGCCTCCGCGGACGGCATCCGCCTCGTGAACGCGCTGCTCGACCCCGCGCGCGCGGGCGCAGCGTCCGCGCAGCGGCAGCTCGACTCCGCGTCCGCCGACGCGCTCTTCACGGCGTGGCAGGTCCTCCGCCACTGGCCCGACTCGACCGAGTCGGCGCTGCGCGTCGCGCGGCTCGACGTCGAGGGGCGGCGCACCTCGGGCGAGTGGTTCACGACGCCCGCTCGGCGGCGCCTGCTGCTGATCCAGCAGCTGGCGTATCGCGGACACTACCGGGAAGCGTTCGCCCTGCTGGGCGGTCGTCTCGCCGCCACTGCGCCGCGGACGTTCGCCGAGCTGGCCTGGCTGGGCGCGGTGCCCGCGGACACGGCCGACGCGGTGTTCGGACGCTGGCTGGACGAGGGCTCGGACGCGCTCGCGAAGGCGCACGCCATGCTGCCATGGTGGGCCGCGCGCGGCGACACGTCCTCGCTGCAGCGCCTGCTCGCACGCATGAGCACCGCGCGTCCCGCGCCCGACTCCGCGCACCTGCGACGCGATGACGAGTACCGGCGGCGGGTGGCCAATGCGTACCTCGCGCTCGCGCGCCGCGACACGGTCACGGCGACGCGCCTGTTCGAGCAGGTGGTCGACTCCGCGTGCCTGATGTGCTATCCCGACCGGATCGCGAAGGCCCGGCTGCTCTCCGCCGCGGGCCGTCATGCCAACGCGCTCGCCGTCCTCGACGAGCGGCTGCAGATCCTGCTGGCGCCGAGCGAGGGCCTGTTCGCGCTGGAGCGCGCGCGGATCGCGGCGCGCGCGGGGAGCCGCGCGCTGGCCGCGCGCGAGTACGCCTTCGTCGCGGCGGCCTGGGCGCACGGGGACGCGACGCTGCAGCCGCTGGTGCGCGAGTCGCGCGAGGCGGCGCGTCGACTGTCGGCGCGGTGA
- a CDS encoding SOS response-associated peptidase gives MCGRFGLTNPQRLAEAGLLADLAITSVAADLPNPYPARHNVAPSQPVLAVLDRTRDGERERTLAALQWGLVPRWAKDATIGHKLVNARAETLVEKPTFRAPFTKGKRCVVLADVFYEWQDLRDATADPRNGDRGTTGRRPVAKLAKPGKQPWAIRLRDGEPFAFAGLWETWRDPADPGAAWLATCTLITTTPNALVRRVHDRMPVLLPPGAVGEWLDPDTPPERARELLVPYDATAMEAWPISLRINTPAYDEPDVLEPTGALIHGGR, from the coding sequence ATGTGCGGTCGCTTCGGCCTGACGAACCCCCAGCGCCTCGCCGAGGCGGGCCTGCTCGCGGATCTCGCGATCACGTCCGTCGCGGCGGACCTGCCGAACCCCTATCCGGCCCGCCACAACGTCGCGCCGTCGCAGCCCGTGCTCGCGGTGCTGGACCGCACGCGCGACGGTGAGCGGGAGCGGACGCTCGCCGCGCTGCAGTGGGGCCTCGTGCCACGGTGGGCGAAGGACGCGACGATCGGCCACAAGCTGGTGAACGCGCGCGCCGAGACGCTGGTCGAGAAGCCGACCTTCCGCGCGCCGTTCACGAAGGGGAAGCGGTGCGTCGTGCTGGCCGACGTGTTCTACGAGTGGCAGGACCTGCGCGACGCGACGGCCGACCCGCGCAACGGGGACCGCGGCACCACGGGACGGCGTCCGGTCGCGAAGCTCGCCAAGCCGGGCAAGCAGCCGTGGGCGATCCGGCTGCGCGACGGCGAGCCGTTCGCCTTCGCGGGGCTGTGGGAGACGTGGCGCGATCCCGCGGACCCGGGCGCGGCGTGGCTGGCCACCTGCACGCTGATCACGACGACGCCGAACGCGCTCGTGCGCCGCGTGCACGACCGGATGCCGGTGCTCCTCCCGCCCGGCGCGGTGGGCGAGTGGCTCGACCCGGACACGCCGCCCGAGCGCGCGCGTGAGCTGCTGGTGCCGTACGACGCGACGGCGATGGAGGCGTGGCCGATCAGCCTGCGGATCAACACACCCGCGTACGACGAGCCGGACGTGCTGGAGCCGACGGGCGCCCTGATCCACGGCGGTCGCTGA
- a CDS encoding thrombospondin type 3 repeat-containing protein: protein MCRQAPPALVLVLAMLLAACHDPAASGLLGPDNALSLVRGGVKPPPGGPRGDPDGDGRANSADNCPLTANADQTDTDGDGLGDACDADDDNDGVSDSSDNCPLTANPDQRDDDRNGVGDVCEFVCPEGSVPIDTDGDGVPDECVSR from the coding sequence ATGTGTCGTCAGGCTCCTCCCGCGCTCGTGCTCGTGCTTGCAATGCTGCTCGCAGCGTGCCACGACCCGGCGGCCTCCGGACTGCTTGGGCCAGACAACGCGCTGTCTCTCGTTCGCGGTGGTGTGAAGCCGCCGCCGGGAGGACCGCGCGGCGACCCTGATGGCGACGGCCGCGCCAACAGCGCGGACAACTGCCCGCTCACCGCCAACGCCGACCAGACAGACACTGACGGCGACGGTCTCGGCGACGCGTGTGATGCGGACGACGACAACGATGGCGTGTCGGACAGCTCTGATAATTGCCCCCTGACGGCGAACCCTGATCAGAGGGACGATGACCGCAACGGCGTGGGCGACGTCTGCGAGTTCGTATGCCCAGAGGGCAGCGTGCCCATCGATACGGATGGCGACGGCGTCCCGGATGAGTGCGTGAGTCGCTAG
- a CDS encoding YhbY family RNA-binding protein, protein MPMTGKERAALRAEAHHLDAMLHVGHQGLAPAVFQALDDALRTHELVKIALTRTADVPAKDAANALATAVAAEVVQVIGKTATLYRRNPELKRKAGDPPPWRR, encoded by the coding sequence ATGCCCATGACCGGAAAGGAGCGCGCCGCCCTGCGCGCCGAAGCCCACCACCTCGACGCCATGCTCCACGTCGGACACCAGGGGCTCGCCCCCGCGGTGTTCCAGGCGCTCGACGACGCCCTGCGCACGCACGAGCTGGTGAAGATCGCCCTCACCCGCACCGCCGACGTTCCCGCCAAGGACGCCGCCAACGCGCTCGCCACCGCCGTCGCGGCCGAGGTGGTGCAGGTGATCGGCAAGACGGCGACGCTCTACCGCCGCAACCCGGAGCTCAAGCGCAAGGCCGGCGATCCGCCCCCCTGGCGCCGCTGA
- a CDS encoding energy transducer TonB: MHTSSDRRFRRLSTAAAAVAFALCAAPRLVAAQEAVYGGEDLTSPPKLVSAAAAARLVARSFPEEMRKAGTGGTVQLQFVIGKDGKVEPSSIEVVQAPAPALGDAAKTVAEKMQFVPGKKDGSAVRARVQLPIVYKP, encoded by the coding sequence ATGCACACGTCGTCCGATCGTCGCTTCCGTCGCCTGTCCACCGCCGCCGCCGCCGTCGCGTTCGCGCTCTGCGCGGCTCCGCGCCTCGTCGCCGCGCAGGAGGCGGTGTACGGGGGCGAGGACCTGACGTCCCCGCCGAAGCTCGTCTCCGCCGCCGCGGCCGCGCGCCTCGTGGCGCGCTCGTTCCCCGAGGAGATGCGCAAGGCCGGCACGGGTGGCACCGTCCAGCTGCAGTTCGTGATCGGCAAGGACGGCAAGGTGGAGCCGAGCAGCATCGAGGTCGTGCAGGCGCCGGCGCCGGCGCTGGGCGACGCGGCCAAGACGGTCGCCGAGAAGATGCAGTTCGTGCCGGGCAAGAAGGACGGGAGCGCGGTGCGCGCGCGCGTGCAGCTGCCGATCGTCTACAAGCCGTGA
- a CDS encoding basic secretory protein-like protein, whose amino-acid sequence MSGHASTRARAAGRPTRVALVSHAARRAVAHASALLAAGAAVLSIALSIVAASAAPAHAQYFGRNKVNYETFDFRILATPRFDVHYYPSMEEASRDAGRMAERWYERLAPFMRDSLGRRSLIFFADQPDFQQNNVTDIESEGTGGVTESFRSRVIMPFTGVYEDNHHVLGHELVHVFQYDLAEKAGGVQRLNALPLWLVEGMAEYLSLGREDVNTATWLRDAARRNDVPTIKQLTNDPRYFPYRYGQALWAYVGGRWGDQAVVDVYKQSLRYGFEGAIRRVLDVSTDQLSKDWGAAIRGAYLPLMAGRSAPDSTANLIIGQRNRRGGEYNLAPVLSPDGKTVAFYSSRGLFEIDLFIADAETGRVIQQLGSLNRARHFDAMSFIASAGSWSPDGRQLAYVVYRQGDQVIEIYDLAARRSVRTLRTPNLGAALDPAWSPDGRYLAFSGSVGGISDLYLYDLQADRMEQLTRGREAELQPSWSPDGRTLAFVTDRGPGTDFERLTFAPTRLATMDVASREIRVIPGFVGARHINPNWSPDGRSLYFVADPDGFSDVYRLDVASGARSRVTRVATGVSGITDLSPALSVARTTGRLSFSVFDRGGYNIVRMEAADAQGTPVDAAPDGRAVAAGATVGDGGTLPPVNPSAPSRIERYLADATTGLPEGRTVFQNERYSAKLRLDYIAPPTVGIGTSSQFGTTVGGGIGAAFSDNLGNQSLQAVVQAQGQVQDIGGQLFYLNRKNRWNWGAGVGHIPILTGYTAAGEVSPGQFAYQQVLQRIFIDQAQALAQYPLSSTRRFEFALGATRQGYSQEAINIYVDDFGNPIGQDRTKLPAPDAIYYAQGSAAFVGDWTYFGLTSPIAGGRYRFEVSPTVGTLSFTTGTADYRRYFLARPVTFAFRGLHYGRYGKGAEDSLRLAPLYAGYGTLIRGYDVANNIEAGECGTTAARCPVFDRLIGSRLAVANVEMRIPLLGPEGLGLIRTNLLPVEIAPFFDAGVAWNSAQSPDFRFVGGDASRNDLARIPVFSTGVTARINLLGFAVVEAFYAYPFQRPDKGAHFGFQLAPGW is encoded by the coding sequence ATGTCAGGCCACGCATCCACGCGTGCCCGTGCGGCCGGCCGGCCGACGCGCGTCGCGCTCGTCTCGCACGCGGCGCGACGCGCCGTCGCGCACGCCAGTGCGCTCCTGGCCGCGGGGGCGGCCGTCCTGTCCATCGCGCTGTCGATCGTGGCCGCGAGCGCCGCGCCCGCCCACGCGCAGTACTTCGGCCGCAACAAGGTCAACTACGAGACCTTCGACTTCCGCATCCTCGCCACGCCCCGCTTCGACGTGCACTACTACCCGTCGATGGAGGAGGCGTCGCGCGATGCCGGACGCATGGCCGAGCGCTGGTACGAGCGCCTCGCGCCGTTCATGCGCGACTCGCTCGGCCGCCGGTCGCTGATCTTCTTCGCCGACCAGCCCGACTTCCAGCAGAACAACGTCACCGACATCGAGAGCGAGGGCACCGGCGGCGTCACCGAGAGCTTCCGCTCGCGCGTGATCATGCCGTTCACCGGCGTCTACGAGGACAACCACCACGTCCTCGGGCACGAGCTGGTGCACGTGTTCCAGTACGACCTGGCGGAGAAGGCCGGCGGCGTGCAGCGCCTCAACGCGCTCCCGCTCTGGCTCGTCGAGGGGATGGCGGAGTACCTCTCGCTCGGGCGCGAGGACGTGAACACCGCGACGTGGCTGCGCGACGCCGCGCGCCGCAACGACGTGCCCACCATCAAGCAGCTCACGAACGACCCGCGCTACTTCCCGTACCGCTACGGCCAGGCGCTGTGGGCGTACGTCGGCGGACGGTGGGGCGACCAGGCGGTCGTCGACGTCTACAAGCAGTCGCTGCGCTACGGCTTCGAGGGCGCGATCCGCCGCGTGCTCGACGTCTCGACCGACCAGCTGTCGAAGGACTGGGGCGCGGCGATCCGGGGCGCGTACCTGCCGCTGATGGCGGGGCGTTCGGCCCCCGACAGCACGGCGAACCTGATCATCGGCCAGCGCAACCGCCGCGGCGGCGAGTACAACCTCGCGCCGGTGCTGAGCCCCGACGGGAAGACGGTCGCGTTCTACTCGTCGCGCGGGCTGTTCGAGATCGACCTGTTCATCGCCGACGCCGAGACGGGCCGCGTGATCCAGCAGCTCGGCTCCCTCAACCGCGCGCGGCACTTCGACGCGATGAGCTTCATCGCCTCGGCCGGCAGCTGGAGCCCCGACGGCCGGCAGCTCGCGTACGTCGTGTACCGCCAGGGCGACCAGGTGATCGAGATCTACGACCTGGCCGCGCGCCGCTCGGTGCGCACGCTGCGCACGCCCAACCTCGGCGCCGCGCTCGATCCCGCGTGGAGCCCCGACGGCCGCTACCTCGCGTTCTCGGGCAGCGTCGGCGGCATCAGCGACCTGTATCTGTACGACCTGCAGGCCGACCGCATGGAGCAGCTGACGCGCGGCCGCGAGGCGGAGCTGCAGCCGTCGTGGAGCCCGGACGGCCGCACGCTCGCGTTCGTGACCGATCGCGGGCCCGGCACCGACTTCGAGCGGCTGACGTTCGCGCCCACGCGCCTGGCCACGATGGACGTCGCGTCGCGCGAGATCCGCGTCATCCCCGGCTTCGTGGGCGCGCGCCACATCAACCCCAACTGGTCGCCCGACGGCCGCTCGCTGTACTTCGTCGCCGATCCGGACGGCTTCTCCGACGTGTACCGCCTGGACGTCGCGAGCGGCGCGCGCTCGCGCGTGACGCGCGTCGCCACCGGCGTCTCGGGCATCACCGACCTGTCGCCCGCGCTCAGCGTGGCGCGCACGACGGGGCGCCTCAGCTTCTCGGTGTTCGACCGCGGTGGCTACAACATCGTGCGCATGGAGGCCGCGGACGCGCAGGGCACGCCCGTCGATGCGGCGCCCGACGGGCGCGCGGTGGCCGCCGGCGCGACGGTGGGCGACGGCGGCACGCTGCCGCCCGTGAACCCCTCGGCGCCGAGCCGCATCGAGCGCTACCTCGCGGACGCGACGACGGGGCTGCCCGAGGGGCGCACCGTGTTCCAGAACGAGCGCTACTCGGCCAAGCTGCGGCTGGACTACATCGCGCCGCCGACGGTCGGCATCGGCACGAGCAGCCAGTTCGGCACGACCGTGGGCGGCGGCATCGGCGCCGCGTTCAGCGACAACCTGGGCAATCAGTCGCTGCAGGCCGTCGTGCAGGCGCAGGGGCAGGTGCAGGACATCGGCGGGCAGCTGTTCTACCTGAACCGCAAGAATCGCTGGAACTGGGGCGCGGGCGTCGGGCACATCCCGATCCTCACGGGCTACACGGCGGCGGGCGAGGTCTCGCCCGGCCAGTTCGCGTACCAGCAGGTGCTGCAGCGCATCTTCATCGACCAGGCGCAGGCGCTCGCGCAGTATCCCCTCTCGTCGACCAGGCGCTTCGAGTTCGCGCTCGGCGCGACGCGGCAGGGGTACAGCCAGGAAGCGATCAACATCTACGTCGACGACTTCGGCAACCCGATCGGCCAGGACCGCACGAAGCTGCCGGCACCCGACGCGATCTACTACGCGCAGGGCTCCGCGGCCTTCGTGGGCGACTGGACGTACTTCGGGCTCACGTCGCCCATCGCGGGCGGCCGCTATCGCTTCGAGGTCTCGCCGACGGTCGGCACGCTGAGCTTCACGACCGGCACCGCGGACTACCGCCGCTACTTCCTGGCGCGGCCGGTGACGTTCGCGTTCCGCGGGCTGCACTACGGCCGCTACGGCAAGGGCGCGGAGGACTCGCTGCGCCTGGCGCCGCTGTACGCGGGCTACGGCACGCTGATCCGCGGCTACGACGTGGCGAACAACATCGAGGCCGGCGAGTGCGGCACCACGGCGGCGCGCTGCCCCGTGTTCGACCGCCTGATCGGCAGCCGGCTGGCCGTCGCCAACGTCGAGATGCGCATTCCGCTGCTCGGCCCCGAGGGGCTGGGGCTGATCCGCACCAACCTGCTGCCGGTGGAGATCGCGCCGTTCTTCGACGCGGGCGTGGCGTGGAACAGCGCGCAGAGCCCGGACTTCCGCTTCGTGGGCGGCGACGCGTCGCGCAACGACCTGGCGCGTATCCCGGTGTTCAGCACGGGTGTCACCGCGCGCATAAACCTGCTCGGCTTCGCGGTGGTGGAGGCGTTCTACGCGTACCCGTTCCAGCGGCCCGACAAGGGGGCGCACTTCGGCTTCCAGCTGGCGCCGGGGTGGTGA
- a CDS encoding indolepyruvate ferredoxin oxidoreductase subunit alpha, with translation MPYVITEACINVKDKSCVDVCPVDCIYEGGDQLYIHPDECIDCGACEPECPVTAIFPEEDVPGNLKSYIAKNREVFKSDAPPGRPTR, from the coding sequence ATGCCGTACGTGATCACCGAAGCCTGCATCAACGTCAAGGACAAGTCCTGCGTGGACGTCTGCCCGGTGGACTGCATCTACGAGGGAGGGGACCAGCTGTACATCCACCCCGACGAGTGCATCGACTGCGGCGCCTGCGAGCCGGAGTGCCCCGTGACGGCGATCTTCCCCGAGGAGGACGTGCCGGGGAACCTGAAGAGCTACATCGCGAAGAACCGCGAGGTCTTCAAGAGCGACGCGCCCCCGGGCCGCCCGACGCGCTGA
- a CDS encoding methyltransferase family protein: MSAAPIPTAAAPAASAKCAAECTRAAELGAVLFRNRGWLPVPFFVVPLVVPGTQTAASWIAGAALVAAGEAVRLAGVAAAGTVTRRRSRAVQRLVTYGIFGWMRNPLYVGNFLAWLGVVVASGVFWFLPVAALLFALEYSLIVRYEEGVLESFFGREYLDYKARTPRWFPRPPAEPESGPHHWGEAWRSEVSTLLQYVVFAGVLVAKQMWLAR; this comes from the coding sequence GTGTCCGCCGCTCCCATCCCGACCGCCGCGGCTCCCGCCGCGTCCGCCAAGTGCGCCGCCGAGTGCACCCGTGCCGCCGAGCTGGGGGCGGTGCTCTTCCGCAACCGCGGCTGGCTGCCGGTCCCGTTCTTCGTCGTGCCGCTGGTGGTCCCCGGCACGCAGACCGCCGCCTCGTGGATCGCCGGCGCCGCGCTCGTCGCGGCCGGTGAGGCCGTGCGGCTGGCCGGCGTGGCGGCGGCGGGGACGGTCACCCGCCGCCGATCGCGCGCCGTGCAGCGCCTGGTGACCTACGGGATCTTCGGCTGGATGCGGAACCCGCTCTACGTCGGGAACTTCCTCGCCTGGCTGGGCGTCGTCGTCGCCTCGGGGGTGTTCTGGTTCCTCCCGGTCGCCGCGCTGCTGTTCGCGCTCGAGTACTCGCTCATCGTGCGCTACGAGGAGGGCGTGCTGGAGTCGTTCTTCGGCCGCGAGTACCTGGACTACAAGGCGCGCACGCCGCGCTGGTTCCCGCGTCCGCCCGCGGAGCCCGAGTCGGGGCCGCACCACTGGGGCGAGGCGTGGCGCAGCGAGGTCTCGACGCTGCTGCAGTACGTCGTCTTCGCCGGCGTGCTGGTGGCCAAGCAGATGTGGCTCGCGCGCTGA
- a CDS encoding alpha/beta fold hydrolase: protein MLLAHDDTGSGTPLLLVHGFPHSRAFWSPMVAALRELPDGARVRAIAPDLRGFGDTPARAPMTLDQHADDLVALLDHLAVARAVVCGLSMGGYVALALWRRHPERVRALVLADTRATADDDAQRAKRVELAGVARAQGSGAVADRQLPGALGKTAREGDPTCVAGLRALMAGASVDGIIGALDAMRERPDATPTLAGITVPTLVVVGSEDVLTPPKDARALAAGIPGGRLVEIPAAGHVSAWERPHAFAAALAAFVGGLDSSDDRGVA from the coding sequence ATGCTTCTCGCCCACGACGACACCGGCAGCGGCACCCCGCTCCTTCTCGTGCACGGGTTTCCCCACTCCCGCGCCTTCTGGTCGCCGATGGTCGCGGCGCTGCGCGAGCTTCCGGACGGTGCGCGCGTGCGCGCGATCGCGCCCGACCTGCGCGGCTTCGGCGACACGCCCGCGCGCGCGCCGATGACGCTCGACCAGCATGCGGACGATCTCGTCGCGCTGCTCGATCACCTGGCCGTCGCGCGTGCGGTCGTGTGCGGGCTGTCGATGGGCGGCTACGTCGCGCTCGCGCTCTGGCGGCGGCATCCGGAGCGCGTGCGGGCGCTGGTGCTGGCCGACACGCGCGCCACCGCCGACGACGACGCGCAGCGTGCGAAGCGCGTCGAGCTGGCGGGCGTCGCGCGCGCGCAGGGGAGCGGTGCGGTCGCCGACCGGCAGCTGCCCGGCGCGCTCGGGAAGACGGCGCGCGAGGGCGATCCCACGTGCGTGGCCGGGCTGCGCGCGCTGATGGCCGGCGCCTCCGTCGACGGCATCATCGGCGCGTTGGACGCGATGCGCGAGCGCCCCGACGCGACGCCCACGCTCGCCGGCATCACCGTGCCGACGCTGGTCGTCGTCGGGAGCGAGGACGTGCTGACGCCGCCGAAGGACGCCCGGGCGCTGGCTGCCGGCATCCCCGGCGGGCGGCTGGTCGAGATCCCCGCGGCCGGCCACGTCAGCGCGTGGGAGCGGCCCCACGCGTTCGCGGCGGCGCTGGCGGCGTTCGTCGGCGGGCTGGACAGCAGCGATGATCGCGGGGTAGCGTAA
- a CDS encoding acyl-CoA thioesterase: MAHEIPYHVYPTDCDVFGHVNHATMITILEHARWALLETVISLRDVTRRDLWADGVWSVVRHVDIGYHWQSLPGDDLAIRSGLVEIGRTSYRIRQAVSHRDTGRLHAEATITFVCLDTDGRPVPVPERWRSVFPTWD, encoded by the coding sequence ATGGCGCACGAGATCCCGTACCACGTCTACCCGACGGACTGCGACGTCTTCGGGCACGTGAACCACGCGACGATGATCACGATTCTCGAGCACGCGCGCTGGGCGCTGCTGGAGACGGTGATCTCGCTGCGCGACGTGACGCGGCGCGACCTGTGGGCCGACGGCGTGTGGTCGGTGGTGCGCCACGTGGACATCGGCTACCACTGGCAGTCGCTGCCCGGTGACGACCTCGCGATCCGCTCGGGCCTCGTCGAGATCGGCCGCACGTCGTACCGCATTCGCCAGGCGGTCTCGCACCGCGACACGGGACGGCTGCACGCGGAGGCGACGATCACGTTCGTCTGTCTGGACACTGACGGAAGGCCGGTGCCGGTGCCGGAGCGGTGGCGGTCGGTGTTCCCAACCTGGGACTGA